A window of Microbacterium lushaniae genomic DNA:
GCCGGGGGGTAGATGCCCAGCGGGAACAATGCGCCGGAGGTGACGAGGACGAGCATCGGGACGATGTACGACAGTTGCAACGCGGCGTCCGGGTTGGTCATGCGTGCGGCGAGGAGGTAGCCGAGCGAGAGGATCATTCCGGCTCCGAGCAGCAGGGTGAATGCCAGCGGCAGCGCCTGGCTGGCGTCGAGTCCGCCGATCAGAGCGACTGCGATGACGATGACGGTCTCTGTGAAGATGATGGCTGCACGTATGGGAACGTGCGCGAGCAGAAACGTTGCTCGGCGTGCCGGGGTGGTTGCGAGCTGCCGGAGGATTCCGCGGTGACGGTAGTTGACCAGCGGCACGGTCGTGATGACGAACGCGACCGCCATGAAGCCTGTAACGCTGACGAGTCCAAGGCCGCTCTGCAGAATCCGAGGCGGTTGTCCCATCGAACCTGCGATGATCAGGTCGATTCCTCCGAGAAGCGCGATCAGAGCGATGAAGCTCACCAGGATCGCGAGGACCGCTCGGCCATCTCTGATGACTTCGCGGGCGTGTGTCCTCACCAGCTCCGGGAACTGGCTTCGACGTATCGGTGCAACCGCGGTCATGGCATCACGTTGGTGGATTCCGTGGGCTTCCGGTCGGCGGCGTCGAGGAACACGTCTTCCAGGGAACCGTGTTTGACGGCGTAGTCGAACGCGTGGAGCCCGGGGGTGAAGGTCAGACGGCGCAGCACCGCGTCGGCGTCATCGGTCACCACGGCTACGCGGGTGCCGCCGTACGTTTCGGTGGTCGTGATGTCGCCGGTCAGCCCGAGTGCGTTGATGTCGATGCCGGTGGTCGTCGGCGGCAACGTGAACGAGACGGTCGCGGTCGCCGAGTACTGCCGGATGAGGGCATCGGGCTCCCCTTCGACCGCGATGCTCCCATGGACGAGGATCGCGAGCCGGTCGCACACCTGTGTGGCTTCATCCATGTGGTGAGTCGAGAGCAGTACCGACGTACCACGCTCGCGCTGTCGTTCGATGATGCTCCAGAGGTTGCGCCGCGATGCCGGGTCAAGACCGGCGGAGGGCTCGTCCAGGACGAGAATCTCGGGCTTGCCGACCAGTGCTATTCCGATCAGGAGGCGGCGTTCCTGTCCGCCGGAGAGGTTCTTGACGCGGGCGCGCGCTTCGTCTTGGAGCCCGACTTCTTCGATGATCGCCTCGGGGTCCTGGCGCGCCCCGTAGAAGGAGGCGAACAACTGGATCGTCTCGCGCACGGTCAGGGTGGGAAACAGCGCCGCCGCCTGGGGCTGCACCGCGACGCGTTCAGTGATGCGGCGGCGGTCCCTTGCCGGATCGACGCCGAGAACGGTGACGGTGCCGGAGGTCGGGCGACGCAACCCGACTATCGTCTCCAGCGCTGTGGTCTTGCCTGACCCGTTGGGGCCGAGTAGCCCGAATACCTCACCCCGACGCACCGAGAAGGTGATGCCCGCGACCGCTTCCTTCTCGTCGTAGACCTTCCGCAGCGCGTCCACGACGATCACATCCTCGGGCGCTCGGGTGGTCATCGTCTGCCTCCGGTCGGCGGGGTGTCAGTCTCCCCGGGGAAGAAGATCGCTTCGATCGATACCTGGAATAACGCCGAGATACGGAATGCCAGCGGGAGCGAGGGGTCGTACTTCCCGGTTTCGAGTGCGTTGACGGTCTGACGAGACACGCCGAGCGACTCGGCGAACTGCACTTGCGTCCAGCCACGCTCGGTGCGGAGGCGCCGGACGTCGTTCCTCATCGGTTCGCCCGG
This region includes:
- a CDS encoding ABC transporter permease, with the protein product MTAVAPIRRSQFPELVRTHAREVIRDGRAVLAILVSFIALIALLGGIDLIIAGSMGQPPRILQSGLGLVSVTGFMAVAFVITTVPLVNYRHRGILRQLATTPARRATFLLAHVPIRAAIIFTETVIVIAVALIGGLDASQALPLAFTLLLGAGMILSLGYLLAARMTNPDAALQLSYIVPMLVLVTSGALFPLGIYPPAVRIALSGLPTTWLVDSINAQIGGNAPTLPVGLTWFLMGLLTLVVSCATPRLFRWTKSD
- a CDS encoding ABC transporter ATP-binding protein: MTTRAPEDVIVVDALRKVYDEKEAVAGITFSVRRGEVFGLLGPNGSGKTTALETIVGLRRPTSGTVTVLGVDPARDRRRITERVAVQPQAAALFPTLTVRETIQLFASFYGARQDPEAIIEEVGLQDEARARVKNLSGGQERRLLIGIALVGKPEILVLDEPSAGLDPASRRNLWSIIERQRERGTSVLLSTHHMDEATQVCDRLAILVHGSIAVEGEPDALIRQYSATATVSFTLPPTTTGIDINALGLTGDITTTETYGGTRVAVVTDDADAVLRRLTFTPGLHAFDYAVKHGSLEDVFLDAADRKPTESTNVMP
- a CDS encoding helix-turn-helix transcriptional regulator — encoded protein: MGGVHRWDGGLGGLARGVLVPGEPMRNDVRRLRTERGWTQVQFAESLGVSRQTVNALETGKYDPSLPLAFRISALFQVSIEAIFFPGETDTPPTGGRR